Proteins from a genomic interval of Musa acuminata AAA Group cultivar baxijiao chromosome BXJ1-9, Cavendish_Baxijiao_AAA, whole genome shotgun sequence:
- the LOC103999123 gene encoding dof zinc finger protein 1-like, translating into MIQGLLGGVVDERKISHPGGLLIDPTSSSSPTSSISSQSQSSSSPSLLAGTAEQQPQQNLRCPRCDSTNTKFCYYNNYNLTQPRHFCKTCRRYWTKGGALRNVPIGGGCRKTKAVPVIAAAGVCGKLGITKAKPSSPDVLLRSGLASGLENELSSSPILWPSPHTSHLLSLLRSSCAQNPNPILSSATSLNLGSARIKEDRTMLGSHMVAEAGGTLNTAHSLSLDPLGQLGLSASLWRNNDYSYQQQQQQQPQPQPQPRLTQPPPQNNNTLLGDIPSSEIQELYQKFKSSANYYNQQLQTVINNVGSFDSSCSSATSMMTTAGAVTTAATPILEPIPHSVGEFGYWNPTLAWSDLPTPNGAFH; encoded by the coding sequence ATGATCCAAGGACTGTTAGGTGGCGTCGTGGATGAGAGGAAGATCTCCCACCCGGGAGGCCTTCTGATTGATCCCACCTCCTCGTCCTCTCCCACCTCTTCCATATCGTCCCAGTCTCAGTCCTCATCCTCACCCTCGCTGCTGGCGGGCACCGCGGAGCAGCAGCCGCAGCAGAACCTCCGGTGCCCCCGGTGCGActccaccaacaccaagttctgctactacaacaactacaaccTGACCCAGCCGCGTCACTTCTGCAAGACCTGCCGCCGGTACTGGACCAAGGGGGGCGCGCTCCGCAACGTCCCGATCGGCGGTGGGTGCCGCAAGACTAAGGCGGTGCCCGTCATTGCCGCGGCCGGGGTTTGTGGTAAGTTGGGCATCACCAAGGCGAAGCCATCTTCACCTGACGTCCTACTGAGGTCCGGTCTAGCCAGTGGGCTGGAAAATGAGCTTTCTTCGAGCCCGATACTGTGGCCTTCGCCACATACCTCCCACCTGTTGAGTCTTTTGAGGTCCAGCTGcgcccaaaaccctaaccctatcCTTAGTTCTGCAACCAGCCTTAACCTCGGCTCTGCTCGAATCAAGGAGGACAGAACCATGCTTGGCTCGCACATGGTGGCCGAGGCAGGAGGCACACTAAATACTGCTCACAGCTTAAGCTTGGATCCACTGGGTCAGCTCGGGTTAAGCGCTTCACTGTGGAGGAACAACGACTACTCAtaccagcaacagcagcagcagcagccacagccacagccacagccgcgACTGACACAGCCACCACCACAAAATAACAACACACTGCTAGGTGACATACCAAGCTCGGAGATCCAAGAGCTGTACCAAAAGTTCAAGTCCTCGGCCAATTACTACAATCAGCAGTTGCAGACGGTAATCAACAATGTCGGTAGCTTCGATTCTTCTTGCTCTTCGGCTACTTCCATGATGACCACAGCTGGTGCGGTCACCACTGCTGCAACTCCCATCTTGGAACCCATCCCACACTCCGTCGGTGAGTTTGGTTACTGGAACCCCACCTTGGCATGGTCTGATCTACCCACTCCTAATGGTGCTTTCCATTGA